One Flagellimonas sp. CMM7 genomic region harbors:
- a CDS encoding DeoR/GlpR family DNA-binding transcription regulator translates to MLKEERQHVILNEVALHNKVLLTDIAEILDVSIDTIRRDVKELDSENKLRKVHGGAVSLGFTNSTVRNTNIYALEEKTKIAEKAVSMLKEGGVVFIDGGTTCLELARQISENIKLTCFTMSLPVAMELLAKPNVKVIFIGGEISPDSQISIGPGTIRQLSEIRVDYSFIGTGYVDSLYGLTEFDWDIVQVKKAIIKASKKTVLLSISEKLNSQHRYKTCDINAINTMITELDPNNNLLNLFRNQEIHLL, encoded by the coding sequence ATGTTAAAAGAAGAACGACAACATGTTATTTTAAATGAAGTGGCACTGCATAACAAGGTGTTATTGACTGATATTGCTGAAATATTGGATGTCTCAATAGATACCATCAGAAGGGATGTAAAGGAACTTGATAGTGAAAATAAACTTCGTAAAGTGCATGGAGGAGCAGTTTCTTTGGGTTTTACCAACTCTACAGTTAGAAACACCAATATTTATGCTCTTGAAGAAAAGACGAAGATTGCTGAAAAAGCGGTATCGATGCTCAAGGAAGGAGGAGTAGTGTTCATTGATGGCGGTACTACTTGTCTTGAATTGGCAAGACAAATTTCAGAGAATATTAAATTAACTTGTTTTACCATGAGTCTCCCTGTAGCAATGGAGTTATTGGCAAAGCCTAATGTGAAAGTTATTTTCATTGGAGGAGAAATTTCACCAGATTCGCAAATATCTATAGGGCCCGGTACAATCCGCCAATTATCAGAAATAAGAGTGGATTATAGTTTTATAGGAACAGGCTATGTAGACTCCCTGTACGGATTAACCGAATTTGATTGGGATATTGTTCAAGTTAAAAAAGCAATAATCAAGGCTTCCAAAAAAACTGTACTTTTGTCGATATCTGAAAAATTAAATTCCCAACACCGATATAAAACCTGTGATATTAATGCCATTAATACGATGATTACGGAATTAGATCCCAACAATAACCTTTTAAACCTCTTTAGAAACCAAGAGATTCATCTTTTGTAA
- a CDS encoding N-acetylmuramic acid 6-phosphate etherase, with amino-acid sequence MNYKKITENPSNYDNLEQMDTSTILDSINKEDRKIADSVALVIPQITKLVDLAAERFLKGGRLFYIGAGTSGRLGILDASEIPPTYGMPYNRVIGLIAGGDDAIRKAVEFAEDSTLQAWKDLKKFDVDEKDVIIGIAASGTTPYVLGGIREAKENGLLTAGITNNPGSPLAVESDIPIEVEVGPEFVTGSTRMKSGTSQKLVLNMISTALMIKIGRVKGNKMVNMQLSNTKLVDRGTRYLVEELGLDYNDAEKALKKYGSVKRAIEEMK; translated from the coding sequence ATGAATTATAAGAAAATCACAGAGAATCCTTCAAATTATGACAATTTGGAGCAAATGGATACCAGTACCATTTTAGATAGTATCAACAAAGAAGACAGAAAAATAGCCGATTCGGTTGCTTTGGTCATTCCACAAATAACCAAACTTGTGGATTTGGCTGCCGAGCGTTTCTTAAAAGGGGGACGCTTGTTTTATATTGGAGCAGGGACCAGTGGTCGTCTAGGAATTTTGGATGCTTCCGAAATACCTCCAACTTATGGTATGCCCTACAATAGAGTGATAGGGTTAATAGCAGGTGGTGATGATGCCATAAGAAAAGCTGTTGAGTTTGCTGAAGATAGCACACTGCAGGCATGGAAGGACTTAAAGAAGTTTGATGTAGATGAAAAAGATGTCATAATTGGCATTGCTGCTTCTGGAACTACGCCTTATGTTTTGGGAGGAATTAGAGAGGCTAAAGAAAATGGTTTGTTAACTGCCGGTATTACCAATAACCCTGGTTCCCCATTAGCGGTAGAATCCGATATCCCCATTGAGGTTGAAGTAGGTCCAGAATTTGTGACTGGAAGTACCCGTATGAAAAGTGGCACAAGTCAAAAACTTGTTTTAAACATGATTTCCACGGCATTAATGATAAAGATTGGGAGGGTAAAGGGAAACAAGATGGTCAATATGCAATTGAGCAATACCAAGTTAGTAGATCGCGGTACACGATATTTAGTAGAAGAGCTTGGTTTGGACTATAACGATGCGGAAAAAGCATTAAAAAAATACGGCTCCGTAAAACGTGCAATAGAAGAAATGAAGTAG
- a CDS encoding PQQ-dependent sugar dehydrogenase, whose amino-acid sequence MKKSAILPYFFVVMLTSSCAQKSDKGINLPTHVDFTAELVVSGIQNPWGMVFLPNGAILITEKAGKLLLYKSGKTIEIDNVPKVYLRGQGGLLDIELHPDYEENGWLYLSYASSNGSNKGGNTTIMRAKLSENSLVEKQLLYKAMPNTTKGQHFGSRLEFDNEGFLYFSVGDRGNRDVNPQDITKDGGKIYRIHDDGQIPKDNPFADRSGAKTAIYSYGHRNPQGLAKHYETGQIWEHEHGPRGGDEINIVQKGKNYGWPIITYGINYSGTKITDKTSKTGMEQPIYQWTPSIAPCGMTFVTSDKYPNWKGNLLVGSLAFQYLERLVIENNKVVYREKLLDGMGRLRSVRQSPDGFIYVGIEGKGIYRITPN is encoded by the coding sequence ATGAAAAAAAGTGCGATACTTCCTTATTTTTTCGTTGTAATGCTCACTTCATCTTGTGCTCAAAAATCTGATAAGGGCATAAATCTTCCCACACATGTTGATTTTACTGCTGAACTTGTAGTTTCCGGTATTCAAAACCCTTGGGGCATGGTATTTCTTCCAAATGGGGCTATTTTAATAACTGAAAAGGCAGGGAAACTTCTTCTTTATAAAAGTGGAAAGACCATTGAAATAGACAATGTTCCCAAGGTCTATTTACGCGGACAAGGAGGGCTTTTAGATATTGAATTACACCCCGATTACGAAGAAAATGGGTGGCTTTATCTGTCCTACGCTTCCTCAAATGGCAGCAATAAAGGGGGAAACACAACCATAATGAGGGCCAAGCTATCTGAAAACTCGCTTGTAGAAAAGCAATTACTCTATAAAGCTATGCCCAATACAACCAAAGGGCAGCATTTTGGATCTAGGTTAGAGTTTGACAATGAAGGGTTTTTATACTTTTCTGTGGGTGATAGAGGCAACAGGGATGTAAACCCTCAGGATATTACCAAAGATGGCGGAAAAATATACAGAATACACGATGATGGCCAAATCCCTAAAGACAATCCATTTGCAGATAGGTCAGGTGCTAAAACTGCCATATACAGCTATGGTCACCGAAATCCTCAGGGTCTAGCAAAACATTATGAAACTGGGCAGATATGGGAGCATGAGCATGGACCAAGAGGCGGTGATGAAATTAATATTGTACAAAAAGGGAAAAACTATGGATGGCCAATAATTACCTATGGAATCAACTATAGTGGTACAAAAATTACGGATAAAACTTCAAAAACAGGCATGGAGCAACCTATTTATCAATGGACACCTTCCATTGCTCCTTGCGGAATGACTTTTGTAACTTCGGATAAATACCCTAACTGGAAGGGGAATCTACTTGTTGGTTCCTTGGCCTTTCAATATTTGGAACGACTTGTTATTGAAAACAACAAGGTAGTATATCGTGAAAAATTATTGGATGGCATGGGTCGACTTAGGAGTGTACGCCAATCACCTGATGGTTTTATTTACGTTGGAATTGAAGGAAAAGGAATTTATAGAATAACGCCCAACTAG
- a CDS encoding T9SS type B sorting domain-containing protein, whose protein sequence is MTIIQGANEEVVCPNDGSTLAKFFLCGTSDIRTLTLSQSGSSYEWQKLDPNTCAPTVVDDCPTINAACTWNTVGTGATYSLDSAGEFRVRVDSGQFFYFKTTLNPLDPQLIKEDIICGNPGRVEVTNVPAGYEYSLNNSGGPYQDDPFFDITTPGNNMVWVRLKNVSASACLFPSNTVNIQNLDITVDVTANDILCSSELGSIDVQVSGVPGFYTYRLIKNGVTVDTFGPNGLDSYTFANVSPGVYSIRVDTNDCSETVTTDTGGATIEIGNGISPLDVVATASASFGCGAASVDVDLTTTGGTAPYRFSVDGGAFGSTYTSTTSFTVTTPATYAILVEDANGCQRTASVNVPDIPPPIFNITEEDANCGGSNNGRITVNVTSGFGYEIEYSNDNGASYQTSNVFSNLAPGTYDIVLRYEQDSFTCTTSPIVGTIGTPSNISATATPDSVPTCANENGGQITISGVSGGTSPYEYSVGAGFGANPVFSNLGVGTYTPLIRDANGCVQPLPDIVFNVLDKPTDIAFTISSLDCITTTASVGLVITGGTGPYNHEIIAPAASAVNNGTVSTFTGLGLGTYTFRVTDNEGCSYDENYAITDISSIGVQAQQTKVVTCVGDSDGEGRFLVDGFNTTYSYDIDGGTLFTGQNSGIVPLTGLAAGSYVISVTDEDTNCTDTSTLTIEEPSIAFAISSLDVTDMSCQNGNTGAVRVNTVGGWGANRYTLTQPDSSTRGPKNGSVFSNLSQDGLYQVSVTDANGCTVTDSFTLTILQAPTLTLDAGASDFCYDNFTAATLVVNATAGTAPYQYRINGGALGASNSFSGLTPGNYSIEVVDANDCRDTVTATIEPQVTALATTIQELDCAGPPAQIQVNISNGYTSGGNYDIYEVQINGGGYSSDNNNITGNSFIYSIPNDGSIVSDTTYQFLITDSQGCTTESNIVTITPPETIAGSVVGIDTQCGDATSGIVEVIADTSQGVPPYEYSNDNGATFSSQNIFSGYGPGTHGGFMVRDSRGCVSPAYNVTIAASAALNATSTPSPAVCSSGPIVGSIATSLSNGVAPFDYVLLDVNGTLVASSMGTASTIANFPNLPVGNYTVVTTDAQGCEDRDEIVIDQNTLDLTPLDTPPALCSDTLFPYRVQASGGTAPYEFRLVGDPIFQLGTGVNNDIFDVTGLVVPNVTYFVEVMDANGCTYIEEIDFLTAPNPVTVTATSTTASCNVAGSGGIDYEVSGISLNPGNFTVTLQNTDTGATISGPTPYITEPIPFNDTFTGLAPGNYQIIVTDTDTGCSASTLVFIGFSSPSIVIDNNVEATCNTGALITVRGFGGTAPFEYAYVPNGDPAPMVFVADTTFEIPGPYPSDYDFYVQDANGCTALVTATVTQEAGIPTPAIDVINQCTATSGYQINVTAPLSTGSGLPEETFMYDIGSGFQSSVNFVVPNPGSYVITIRDGNGCTDTIAADVFDFFAITADATSFPTCNAGDGEITVNTTGGSGNFEFQLRNAVTLANIGAAQSSNTFTGVLPGDYNILVTDLSSNTTPLCTDEAIVNVSTVNTPVITATPSTEITCNGADNGTISVELQPGSDTDTPLSYILYDGASATIMAGPQASPVFDDLAPDTYQVEVVSDRGCTDRSGDILISEPTLLQVDAINTEFSCNPSSNQFSTATITIFTDTNGDGSGTATGTGPYTYSMNDGTPQFDGTNFQTSNTFEVIDNGTNQSIILTARDQNGCEEMTTVNINTPTDITFSYSVSPLTCDASGAGVSPGSITVIVNEGAGNYEVEILPLGSEPARSSSGTDRVVWPISTPGDYIFAVTDVGNGGCSYLTTTVNMPEYNNIEAVIAEVRPVTCFNGNDGEISLEINNFSGTYNYEVFTRDNSGVETTTGVTGGFDTNAPINSPEIITGLPAGNLIVYVEALDTPFCDVVSNIVTVRSPDRALSVVANQTSEVTCNVPGLGEITATGDGGWGTYEYQLIAPDGSTVLVDYPNTNPIFQNLSTGNYTVNIRDFRGCEESTMVNLPLPTPITADIQVVSPLACNNDNNGVIETYNVLGGQGPGNYLYQLNRITDGTNSGLQITPTFANLSAGEYTITIFDGWNCSFTTVPITVQDPEIVIAELVELQPPGCGDLGRMELTVTNPEVGVDYFYRRAGTADPFTPFGAGLTSIEITADITIDPGPFQYEVQNSNGCPFESSNQISLDPAAPLVIALDLTNATINCAGEATGIIRSEAFGGIGSYVYTLLNSNTPPNPTVANTVRSAQSSGIFRDLNPGTYYVYAQSGGCEAISTPIVIEPKPPLVLDYLEAVPVICHGDSNGQIIIEASGGTGAIRYSISDTLSEFFEGDDPANPNRKTFNDLSPRTYDVIIQDDLGCTITRTVEITQPMELLAGIASTTPEICLGDEDGTLTLNVTGGTAPYYTSVNSADDADFVLNSTMFFDGLQGGETYVIFIRDSNGCQTNIVAEIGIGIELMAEPIVQYGCDGIFPNSTATVSITDSALLPNLLFSLDVDDIQLANDQRVFGDLPPGEHTVYIYHQNGCVTFVEFEIDAYEPLILEAEKIGPNEVKAIATGGFGGYEYFFQGESFGELNVFTINQDANITIMVRDQNGCVANLVMPFDFDGMPEIPNFFTPDGDNLNDYWRLGNSSFFPNLEVKIYDRYGRVVAILDEVKGWDGTYEGSELPTGDYWYVVNANDKDKQQYVGHFTLYR, encoded by the coding sequence ATGACCATTATCCAAGGGGCCAATGAAGAAGTGGTCTGCCCCAATGATGGTAGTACCTTGGCAAAATTTTTCTTATGTGGTACCAGTGATATTAGAACTTTAACATTAAGCCAATCTGGCAGTAGCTACGAATGGCAAAAATTAGACCCCAATACCTGTGCACCTACAGTAGTGGATGATTGTCCTACAATTAATGCAGCTTGTACTTGGAACACCGTTGGCACAGGAGCAACATATAGCCTTGATTCTGCAGGCGAATTTAGGGTACGAGTTGATTCTGGCCAGTTCTTTTACTTTAAGACTACTTTAAACCCACTAGATCCGCAGCTGATCAAAGAAGATATTATTTGTGGAAACCCTGGTAGGGTAGAAGTAACCAATGTACCCGCAGGTTACGAGTATAGTTTAAATAACTCTGGAGGACCTTACCAAGACGACCCATTTTTTGATATTACCACTCCCGGTAATAATATGGTTTGGGTGCGTTTAAAGAATGTTTCTGCCAGTGCATGCTTGTTCCCTTCAAATACTGTGAACATTCAAAATTTGGATATCACTGTTGATGTTACTGCCAATGATATTTTATGTAGTAGCGAGTTGGGTAGTATAGATGTTCAAGTTTCTGGAGTTCCAGGTTTTTATACCTATCGTTTGATAAAAAATGGAGTAACTGTAGATACTTTTGGACCAAATGGATTGGATTCCTATACTTTTGCCAATGTAAGCCCAGGAGTATATAGCATAAGAGTAGATACAAATGATTGTTCCGAAACTGTTACAACGGATACTGGCGGTGCTACTATTGAAATAGGAAATGGGATTAGTCCTCTGGATGTTGTGGCCACGGCTTCTGCCAGTTTTGGCTGTGGAGCTGCTTCCGTTGATGTGGATTTAACGACTACAGGAGGTACGGCACCCTATCGTTTCAGTGTAGACGGCGGGGCATTTGGTTCAACCTATACGAGCACCACATCATTTACAGTAACAACTCCCGCAACCTATGCTATTTTGGTAGAAGATGCCAATGGTTGTCAACGAACTGCTTCGGTAAACGTACCAGATATTCCACCACCAATTTTTAATATCACGGAAGAAGATGCCAATTGCGGGGGATCTAACAATGGTAGAATTACCGTAAATGTCACCAGTGGATTTGGATATGAGATAGAATATAGTAACGATAATGGAGCTAGTTATCAAACAAGTAATGTGTTTTCCAATTTGGCTCCAGGTACTTACGATATCGTTTTACGATATGAACAAGACTCTTTCACTTGTACTACATCACCAATTGTAGGAACAATAGGAACGCCTTCAAATATCAGCGCAACTGCAACCCCAGATTCAGTGCCTACTTGTGCAAATGAAAATGGAGGTCAGATCACTATTTCAGGAGTTTCAGGAGGAACAAGTCCTTACGAATATAGTGTTGGCGCAGGTTTTGGTGCAAACCCAGTATTCTCAAATCTAGGAGTAGGAACCTATACCCCATTGATTAGGGATGCAAATGGGTGTGTTCAGCCCTTACCGGATATTGTTTTTAACGTCCTTGATAAACCTACGGATATAGCGTTTACTATTTCCAGTTTAGACTGTATTACTACTACGGCTTCCGTGGGATTGGTCATAACTGGGGGAACAGGCCCATATAATCATGAAATCATTGCTCCGGCAGCGAGTGCTGTAAACAACGGAACGGTTAGCACATTTACTGGATTGGGACTTGGAACCTACACGTTTAGGGTAACCGATAATGAAGGATGTTCGTATGATGAGAACTACGCGATTACAGATATCAGTTCAATAGGTGTGCAAGCACAGCAAACCAAAGTGGTCACCTGTGTTGGAGATTCTGATGGAGAAGGTCGTTTCTTAGTTGATGGTTTTAACACTACCTATAGTTATGATATAGATGGAGGAACACTGTTCACGGGTCAAAATAGCGGAATTGTACCATTGACCGGATTGGCAGCCGGAAGCTATGTCATTTCCGTTACTGATGAAGATACCAATTGTACGGATACTTCAACCCTTACAATTGAAGAACCTTCAATAGCCTTTGCCATTTCAAGTTTGGATGTAACCGATATGAGTTGCCAAAATGGAAATACCGGTGCCGTTAGAGTTAATACCGTAGGTGGCTGGGGAGCTAATCGATATACTTTAACGCAACCAGATAGTTCCACAAGAGGACCAAAAAATGGGAGTGTTTTCTCTAATCTTTCCCAGGATGGTCTATATCAAGTAAGTGTAACAGATGCTAACGGTTGTACCGTAACAGATAGTTTTACATTAACCATTTTACAAGCCCCAACTTTGACATTGGATGCTGGAGCTTCAGACTTTTGTTATGATAACTTTACAGCAGCTACCCTAGTGGTCAATGCAACTGCTGGTACTGCGCCATATCAATATAGAATAAATGGAGGTGCATTAGGTGCAAGCAATAGTTTTTCAGGGCTTACACCAGGAAACTACAGCATAGAAGTAGTGGATGCAAACGATTGTAGAGATACAGTTACAGCTACTATTGAACCTCAAGTAACTGCATTGGCAACGACCATTCAAGAACTGGATTGTGCTGGTCCGCCTGCGCAAATTCAAGTAAATATTAGCAATGGATATACCTCTGGAGGTAACTACGACATTTATGAGGTACAGATTAATGGTGGGGGATATTCATCAGATAACAATAACATCACAGGAAATTCCTTTATATATAGTATACCTAATGATGGTTCAATCGTTTCAGATACAACGTATCAGTTTTTGATTACAGACAGTCAAGGATGTACAACAGAATCAAATATTGTAACCATAACACCTCCTGAAACCATAGCAGGTTCAGTGGTTGGAATAGATACACAATGTGGTGATGCAACTAGCGGAATTGTTGAAGTGATTGCTGATACTTCTCAAGGGGTTCCACCATATGAATATAGTAATGATAACGGAGCGACATTTAGTTCCCAAAATATTTTCTCTGGTTATGGTCCTGGAACCCACGGAGGATTTATGGTTAGAGATAGTAGAGGTTGCGTAAGTCCGGCTTATAATGTCACTATTGCAGCAAGCGCTGCACTTAATGCTACATCAACCCCTAGCCCTGCAGTGTGTTCATCTGGACCTATTGTAGGTTCTATTGCTACCTCTCTATCTAATGGGGTTGCACCGTTTGATTATGTTCTATTGGATGTGAACGGTACCTTAGTGGCTTCTTCAATGGGTACCGCCAGTACTATTGCTAACTTTCCAAATCTACCTGTTGGTAATTACACTGTGGTAACTACAGATGCTCAAGGGTGTGAGGATAGAGATGAGATAGTAATAGATCAAAACACATTGGATTTAACTCCTTTGGATACACCACCAGCACTATGTTCGGATACATTATTTCCATATAGGGTTCAAGCTAGTGGAGGTACGGCACCTTACGAATTTAGATTGGTGGGTGACCCAATATTTCAGTTGGGTACAGGTGTAAATAATGATATTTTCGATGTTACTGGCCTTGTGGTCCCAAATGTGACTTACTTTGTCGAAGTCATGGATGCAAATGGCTGTACTTATATTGAAGAGATAGATTTCTTGACAGCTCCAAATCCTGTAACTGTAACTGCTACATCGACCACAGCTTCTTGTAATGTCGCAGGGAGTGGAGGAATTGATTATGAAGTTTCTGGCATTTCTTTAAATCCAGGAAACTTCACGGTAACCCTTCAAAATACAGATACTGGAGCTACTATATCTGGTCCAACACCATATATAACAGAACCAATTCCATTTAATGATACATTCACTGGGTTGGCACCTGGCAATTATCAAATTATAGTTACGGATACCGATACTGGATGTAGTGCGAGTACACTTGTTTTTATTGGATTTAGTTCGCCTTCCATCGTTATTGACAATAATGTAGAGGCTACTTGTAATACCGGAGCTCTTATTACGGTAAGGGGCTTTGGTGGAACCGCACCGTTTGAATATGCTTATGTTCCAAATGGCGACCCTGCACCTATGGTCTTTGTTGCGGACACTACATTTGAAATACCAGGACCTTATCCTTCAGATTATGATTTTTATGTGCAGGACGCCAATGGATGTACTGCCCTAGTTACAGCAACCGTAACGCAGGAAGCTGGAATCCCAACGCCAGCCATAGATGTTATCAATCAATGTACGGCAACCAGTGGTTATCAAATTAACGTGACTGCCCCGTTATCTACTGGTTCAGGTCTACCTGAAGAAACCTTTATGTATGATATTGGCAGTGGTTTTCAGAGCAGTGTCAATTTTGTAGTCCCAAATCCAGGAAGTTATGTGATTACCATACGAGATGGTAATGGATGTACAGATACTATAGCAGCAGATGTTTTTGATTTTTTCGCCATAACAGCTGATGCAACTTCTTTCCCAACGTGTAACGCAGGTGATGGTGAAATAACGGTAAATACTACTGGTGGTAGTGGTAATTTTGAATTTCAATTGCGAAATGCTGTAACGTTAGCCAATATTGGGGCTGCACAGAGTTCCAATACATTCACCGGTGTATTACCTGGAGATTATAATATTTTGGTTACTGATTTAAGTTCGAATACCACACCCTTATGTACCGATGAGGCCATTGTTAATGTCTCGACGGTTAACACACCTGTTATTACAGCAACACCAAGTACTGAAATTACATGTAATGGAGCTGATAATGGTACTATTTCTGTGGAATTACAACCAGGTAGTGATACAGATACTCCTTTAAGCTATATTTTATATGATGGTGCCAGTGCAACAATAATGGCCGGCCCTCAAGCATCACCGGTATTTGATGATTTAGCACCAGATACTTATCAGGTAGAAGTGGTTTCAGATAGGGGATGTACAGATCGTTCAGGAGATATTCTTATTAGTGAGCCAACACTTTTACAGGTTGATGCAATAAACACTGAATTCAGTTGTAACCCTTCAAGTAACCAATTTAGTACCGCGACCATTACCATTTTTACGGATACCAATGGAGATGGCTCGGGTACTGCTACTGGAACAGGTCCTTATACGTATAGTATGAATGATGGTACCCCACAGTTTGATGGAACAAACTTCCAAACAAGCAATACGTTTGAAGTTATTGACAATGGGACCAATCAAAGTATTATTCTTACAGCAAGAGATCAGAATGGCTGTGAAGAAATGACAACGGTCAATATAAATACACCTACGGATATTACCTTTAGTTATAGTGTTAGTCCACTTACTTGTGATGCTTCAGGAGCAGGAGTAAGTCCAGGATCCATTACGGTTATTGTAAATGAGGGCGCAGGAAATTATGAGGTCGAGATTTTGCCGTTAGGCTCGGAACCAGCTAGAAGTTCTTCCGGTACGGATCGTGTCGTTTGGCCAATTTCAACACCTGGTGATTATATTTTTGCTGTTACTGATGTTGGTAATGGAGGTTGTTCCTACTTAACAACTACCGTAAACATGCCAGAGTATAACAATATTGAAGCGGTAATTGCTGAGGTAAGACCTGTTACTTGTTTTAACGGTAATGACGGAGAAATCAGCTTAGAAATAAACAACTTTAGTGGAACATATAACTACGAAGTTTTTACACGAGACAATTCTGGTGTTGAAACCACGACTGGTGTAACAGGAGGTTTTGATACCAATGCACCAATTAATAGCCCCGAAATTATAACTGGACTACCGGCAGGTAACCTTATCGTTTATGTTGAAGCCTTGGATACGCCTTTCTGTGATGTAGTCAGTAACATTGTTACTGTAAGATCTCCAGATAGAGCATTATCTGTTGTGGCAAATCAAACCTCAGAAGTTACATGTAATGTACCAGGGTTGGGAGAAATTACTGCTACAGGAGATGGAGGTTGGGGAACCTATGAATATCAGTTGATAGCTCCAGATGGTAGCACAGTACTCGTTGATTACCCAAATACAAACCCAATCTTTCAGAATTTATCTACAGGAAATTATACTGTAAACATTAGGGATTTTAGAGGTTGTGAAGAAAGCACTATGGTTAATCTTCCACTACCTACACCTATTACAGCGGATATTCAAGTGGTTAGCCCATTGGCATGTAATAATGACAATAACGGTGTTATAGAAACGTACAACGTTTTGGGGGGACAAGGTCCAGGTAATTACCTGTATCAGTTAAATAGAATTACAGATGGGACAAATAGTGGACTTCAGATTACCCCTACTTTCGCTAATTTATCTGCAGGAGAATATACCATTACAATTTTTGATGGATGGAATTGTAGCTTTACAACAGTTCCGATTACAGTTCAAGATCCTGAAATTGTAATTGCTGAATTGGTTGAACTTCAACCACCAGGTTGTGGAGATTTGGGAAGAATGGAACTAACTGTAACAAACCCCGAAGTTGGAGTGGATTATTTTTACCGTAGAGCTGGAACAGCAGACCCATTTACACCTTTTGGAGCTGGTTTAACGAGCATAGAAATAACGGCTGATATTACAATAGATCCAGGACCGTTCCAATATGAAGTTCAGAACTCCAACGGATGCCCATTTGAAAGCTCTAATCAGATTTCTTTGGATCCTGCAGCACCTTTGGTAATTGCTTTGGATTTGACAAACGCAACCATCAATTGTGCAGGAGAGGCAACGGGAATTATCCGTTCTGAAGCTTTTGGGGGAATTGGTAGTTATGTATATACATTATTAAACTCAAACACTCCGCCTAATCCAACTGTGGCCAATACAGTAAGATCAGCTCAGAGTTCTGGAATATTCAGAGATCTAAACCCCGGAACATATTATGTTTATGCGCAGAGTGGTGGTTGTGAAGCAATATCTACACCAATTGTCATTGAGCCAAAACCACCTTTGGTATTGGATTACTTAGAAGCGGTTCCTGTAATATGCCATGGAGATAGTAACGGGCAAATCATAATAGAGGCTAGCGGAGGTACAGGTGCAATTAGATATTCAATATCTGATACATTAAGTGAATTCTTTGAAGGTGATGACCCTGCAAATCCAAATAGAAAGACTTTTAATGATTTATCTCCAAGAACATATGATGTGATCATTCAAGATGATTTAGGTTGTACTATAACCAGAACTGTGGAAATAACCCAACCTATGGAATTGTTGGCAGGTATAGCTTCTACCACACCAGAAATATGTTTGGGTGATGAGGATGGTACATTAACTTTAAATGTAACAGGAGGTACCGCGCCTTATTACACTAGTGTGAATTCTGCAGACGATGCTGACTTTGTCTTAAACAGCACAATGTTTTTTGATGGACTTCAAGGGGGTGAAACTTACGTGATTTTCATTAGGGATTCCAATGGTTGCCAGACTAACATTGTTGCTGAAATAGGAATAGGTATTGAACTCATGGCAGAACCAATAGTTCAATATGGTTGTGATGGTATTTTTCCAAATAGTACAGCGACTGTTTCCATTACGGATAGTGCATTATTGCCAAACCTGCTGTTTTCATTGGATGTTGATGATATTCAATTGGCAAATGATCAAAGAGTGTTCGGAGATCTTCCACCAGGAGAACATACCGTTTATATTTATCACCAAAATGGTTGCGTAACATTTGTGGAGTTTGAAATAGATGCATACGAGCCATTGATTCTAGAAGCAGAAAAAATTGGCCCTAATGAAGTTAAAGCAATTGCGACCGGTGGATTTGGAGGATATGAATATTTCTTCCAGGGAGAATCGTTTGGAGAGTTAAATGTTTTTACAATTAATCAAGATGCCAATATCACCATAATGGTAAGAGACCAAAACGGATGTGTTGCTAATTTAGTAATGCCTTTTGATTTTGACGGAATGCCGGAAATTCCAAATTTCTTTACCCCGGATGGTGATAATCTAAATGATTATTGGAGACTTGGCAATAGTAGTTTCTTTCCAAACTTGGAAGTGAAAATCTATGATCGATATGGACGTGTAGTAGCTATATTAGATGAAGTAAAAGGTTGGGATGGTACTTATGAGGGTAGTGAGTTGCCAACTGGAGACTACTGGTATGTGGTCAATGCAAATGACAAAGATAAACAACAGTATGTAGGGCATTTTACACTTTACAGGTAA